From one Rhodoferax sp. PAMC 29310 genomic stretch:
- a CDS encoding transcriptional regulator, producing MSIISALFTDSQSRLFIWLFGQPERAFHLNELRRLTGLGSASLQRELNRLAAGGLVDSTSVGNLRRFQANPQAPVFAELVALTRKTLGTVPILQDALSPLMPDLQGAWVYGSVAKQTDTARSDIDVMIVGTNLLLGDVLACLAPAEAQLGRKINPSCYSPEEFERRCAEPDSFVNRVLSQPTLALIGDAHECARAG from the coding sequence ATGTCTATTATTTCTGCGCTTTTTACCGACAGTCAGTCGCGGCTTTTTATTTGGCTGTTTGGTCAGCCGGAGCGGGCTTTTCATCTGAACGAGTTGCGCCGACTCACGGGCCTGGGCAGTGCTTCTTTGCAACGGGAACTCAATCGTTTGGCCGCTGGGGGGCTGGTTGATTCCACGTCGGTTGGAAATTTGCGTCGTTTTCAGGCCAACCCCCAAGCGCCTGTTTTTGCTGAATTGGTGGCGCTGACGCGCAAGACGCTAGGCACGGTTCCGATTTTGCAGGATGCCCTGTCGCCCTTGATGCCCGATCTGCAAGGCGCGTGGGTCTATGGCTCGGTAGCCAAACAAACAGATACCGCACGAAGCGATATAGATGTCATGATTGTGGGAACCAATCTGTTGCTGGGCGATGTATTGGCTTGCCTAGCGCCGGCAGAGGCGCAGCTAGGTCGAAAAATAAATCCAAGCTGTTACTCACCCGAAGAGTTTGAGCGACGTTGCGCAGAGCCCGATTCGTTTGTCAACCGCGTGTTGTCGCAGCCGACGCTTGCCTTGATAGGAGATGCGCATGAGTGTGCCCGCGCTGGATAA
- a CDS encoding polysaccharide biosynthesis protein, giving the protein MFNRKTLLISGGTGSFGNAVLKRFLETDIAEIRIFSRDEKKQDDMRKRYNHPKLKFYIGDVRDSRGVAAALRGVDYVFHAAALKQVPSCEFHPMEAVRTNVLGTENVLEAAIAAGVKRVVCLSTDKAVYPINAMGISKAMMEKVMVAASRNLEDTNTVICGTRYGNVMASRGSVIPLFVSQVLAGKPITVTDPSMTRFMMTLADAVDLVLYGFEHGNNGDIFVQKAPAATVAVLTQAILELMGKPDHEVRSIGTRHGEKLYEALLGREEMACAQDMGDYFRVPPDARDLNYAKFVEQGEQRMTQSTHGEDYNSHNTTRLDVAGMKTLLLKLDFMQRIARGEHALAED; this is encoded by the coding sequence ATGTTTAATAGAAAAACGCTTTTAATTAGCGGTGGTACTGGCTCCTTTGGAAATGCTGTTCTTAAGCGTTTCCTAGAAACTGACATTGCTGAAATCCGCATCTTCAGCCGCGACGAAAAAAAGCAGGATGACATGCGCAAGCGCTACAACCATCCCAAGCTCAAGTTCTATATTGGTGATGTGCGTGATTCTCGTGGTGTGGCAGCAGCCCTGCGGGGGGTGGATTATGTGTTTCACGCTGCGGCGCTCAAGCAGGTACCTTCGTGCGAGTTTCACCCCATGGAGGCGGTGCGTACCAACGTCTTAGGCACTGAGAATGTGCTGGAGGCCGCTATTGCGGCTGGCGTAAAGCGCGTGGTGTGCCTCAGTACTGACAAGGCGGTGTACCCCATCAATGCCATGGGAATCAGCAAGGCCATGATGGAAAAAGTCATGGTGGCCGCCAGCCGCAACCTTGAAGACACCAACACCGTTATTTGTGGCACCCGATACGGCAACGTTATGGCTTCACGTGGCTCGGTGATTCCCCTGTTTGTGTCGCAAGTTCTGGCCGGCAAGCCCATTACGGTGACAGATCCCTCCATGACGCGGTTCATGATGACACTGGCCGACGCGGTTGACTTGGTGTTGTATGGGTTTGAGCATGGCAACAATGGCGATATTTTTGTGCAAAAAGCCCCGGCCGCGACTGTGGCCGTGCTGACTCAAGCAATTTTGGAGTTGATGGGCAAACCCGATCACGAAGTGCGCAGCATTGGCACCCGTCACGGTGAAAAACTTTACGAGGCCTTGCTCGGCCGTGAAGAAATGGCGTGTGCCCAAGACATGGGCGACTACTTCCGCGTGCCGCCTGATGCCCGGGACTTGAACTATGCAAAATTCGTAGAACAAGGCGAGCAACGTATGACTCAAAGCACACATGGCGAAGACTACAACTCGCACAACACCACGCGCCTGGATGTGGCGGGCATGAAAACGCTGCTGCTGAAGCTGGATTTCATGCAACGCATAGCGCGTGGCGAGCACGCTTTGGCAGAGGATTGA
- a CDS encoding glycosyltransferase family 4 protein encodes MKYCLYSSIDDVNLFERVGFYRDDISALRLNGAKVLATNSLIQVFCFRPYIIVGYFYSKSLVVAILGRLIGSRVLLTGGADQISPALLQGYRLFNRRVIAFLCLLFANKILLSCSDDLVNFKKLCFGIFWLEDKIVFVNHVVIPAPVIRPFNPHKSNQFSAFTLCWMGSISNVKRKGVDRAIKLVGLLRQIGVDATLDIAGSNGPGKRYLEDLINKINLNPYVKLLGPISEEEKNKRFSSGHVYLQISEHEGFGVAAAEAFFSGMVVIHSNRGGLSDVIGENGVILDPLVIDRGNTNEINEFYLLYLDYRVNNDYLKNMINDYSLKMRSDAFLKYGNV; translated from the coding sequence ATGAAATATTGTTTATATTCATCTATTGATGACGTTAATTTATTTGAGCGCGTAGGTTTTTATCGTGATGATATTTCCGCCTTACGACTAAACGGCGCTAAGGTGCTAGCAACAAACTCGTTAATACAAGTTTTTTGTTTTAGGCCATATATTATTGTTGGTTATTTTTACAGCAAATCTTTAGTGGTGGCGATTCTGGGGAGATTAATCGGTTCGCGGGTTCTTCTGACGGGTGGTGCGGATCAGATTTCACCGGCTCTTCTGCAAGGTTATCGACTTTTCAATCGACGAGTTATTGCGTTCTTATGCTTGCTTTTCGCAAATAAGATTTTGTTATCTTGCTCAGACGATTTGGTAAATTTCAAGAAGTTATGTTTTGGTATTTTTTGGCTTGAAGATAAAATTGTTTTTGTTAATCATGTCGTTATTCCGGCACCTGTAATACGACCTTTTAATCCGCATAAATCAAATCAGTTTTCAGCTTTTACGTTGTGCTGGATGGGGTCGATATCGAACGTAAAGCGTAAGGGCGTCGATAGGGCGATAAAGCTTGTCGGCTTACTACGACAAATTGGGGTTGATGCCACGCTTGATATTGCGGGAAGCAATGGCCCTGGAAAGAGATATCTTGAAGATTTAATAAATAAAATTAACCTAAATCCCTATGTAAAATTATTAGGACCAATCTCCGAGGAAGAGAAAAACAAACGATTTTCGAGTGGGCATGTGTATCTTCAAATCTCTGAACACGAGGGATTTGGTGTTGCTGCTGCTGAGGCATTTTTTTCGGGGATGGTGGTGATTCACTCCAATAGGGGTGGACTGAGTGATGTCATTGGAGAGAATGGTGTCATTCTCGATCCTTTAGTTATAGATCGTGGAAACACAAATGAAATTAATGAATTTTATTTACTTTATTTAGATTATCGAGTAAACAATGATTACTTGAAAAATATGATTAATGATTATTCACTCAAGATGCGATCTGATGCCTTTTTAAAGTACGGAAATGTTTAA
- a CDS encoding glycosyltransferase family 2 protein: MNADHEAPRIGQVRVAAVLVNWRQPELTVEAVQALARQTLRCVKVIVVDNGSGDGSAELLKASLPDALVVCNEKNAGFGVGCNSGIERALAEGVDYVWLVNNDAKLHEQCLEFLLACAQADLKVGAVGARICDPNRVVVDHAGTVMHPLTFTCRYTMLEVEVNEATYAWLTGASILLSVPAVRQVGLFDSEFFMYWEDADLCHRIRQAGFRLAIAPEAIVFHVAGTSSNEMRVTRFSWHLESQIRWIRKNYSLPLYGVFLVYVRHLVKSIISRDLERFFMTLKSLKSSLKN, encoded by the coding sequence TTGAATGCCGACCATGAAGCTCCCCGCATTGGCCAGGTGCGTGTCGCAGCTGTACTGGTCAACTGGCGGCAGCCCGAGTTAACGGTTGAGGCTGTTCAAGCCTTAGCTCGCCAGACACTGCGTTGTGTAAAGGTGATCGTGGTTGATAACGGCAGTGGAGATGGTTCGGCAGAGTTATTGAAGGCATCGTTGCCAGATGCATTAGTGGTCTGTAATGAAAAAAATGCGGGTTTTGGTGTCGGGTGTAATTCAGGTATTGAGCGTGCGCTTGCAGAAGGCGTTGACTATGTGTGGTTGGTCAACAATGACGCCAAACTTCATGAGCAATGTTTGGAGTTTCTATTGGCGTGCGCCCAAGCGGATTTAAAAGTTGGTGCGGTTGGGGCGCGTATTTGTGACCCAAATCGAGTCGTGGTAGACCACGCCGGCACAGTGATGCATCCGCTAACTTTTACATGTCGCTACACGATGCTCGAAGTGGAAGTGAATGAGGCCACCTATGCCTGGTTAACTGGCGCCTCAATTTTGTTGTCGGTGCCGGCGGTGAGGCAGGTTGGCCTGTTTGATTCTGAGTTTTTTATGTATTGGGAAGACGCCGATCTTTGTCATCGAATTCGACAAGCTGGGTTTCGACTTGCTATTGCACCGGAGGCGATAGTTTTTCATGTGGCTGGCACGAGTAGTAATGAGATGAGAGTTACAAGATTTTCGTGGCATCTTGAATCTCAAATACGATGGATTCGTAAAAATTACTCACTTCCGTTATATGGTGTTTTTTTGGTATATGTTCGACATCTTGTTAAAAGTATTATTAGTCGTGATTTAGAAAGATTTTTCATGACTCTTAAGTCTCTAAAATCATCGCTAAAAAACTGA
- a CDS encoding bifunctional 2-polyprenyl-6-hydroxyphenol methylase/3-demethylubiquinol 3-O-methyltransferase UbiG codes for MSRGAIFPAGYTPKLKCAACGAKGLLCYEGLEDHLFAIKGAWRMVRCSRNGCGLHWLDPSPLPDLLPTFYEQYHTHAAEPAGGLAKRLFTQAVNTYLAAKFGYASCPTLAGKIGRWIIQFTPTLRDDAAARVYWLDRVQNGKLLEVGFGNGATLDRLRRLGWNVVGVEFDGVSVELARKLGLEAHLGSLEDCDFDPNSFDAVVASHVIEHLPDPAGYFKECFRILKSDGRMVLTTPNASSLGHRLFTSNWRGLEPPRHLFVYSPDSLEKLARDAGFTRVWATTTARSGTILAQSLRLALGLNPHGAPRIEIELAAWVGWFFSLFSGRKSGEEIRLECRP; via the coding sequence ATGAGTAGAGGCGCCATTTTCCCTGCGGGCTATACGCCGAAATTGAAGTGCGCGGCTTGTGGTGCAAAAGGGTTGCTTTGCTATGAGGGGCTTGAAGATCACCTTTTTGCAATCAAAGGTGCTTGGCGTATGGTGCGTTGCTCGCGTAACGGCTGTGGTCTTCATTGGTTGGATCCATCTCCGCTGCCTGACTTACTTCCAACCTTCTATGAGCAGTACCACACGCATGCTGCAGAGCCTGCCGGAGGCCTCGCCAAACGTCTTTTTACCCAAGCGGTGAATACCTATTTGGCGGCCAAGTTTGGCTATGCTAGTTGCCCAACCCTTGCTGGGAAAATAGGACGATGGATCATCCAATTCACACCAACACTACGGGACGACGCAGCCGCGCGGGTGTATTGGTTGGATCGTGTGCAAAACGGGAAACTTCTTGAAGTGGGTTTTGGCAATGGCGCAACGCTAGATCGCCTGCGAAGGCTTGGCTGGAATGTTGTCGGGGTCGAGTTTGACGGGGTAAGTGTTGAGCTTGCTAGAAAGCTAGGGCTTGAGGCCCATTTAGGTTCGTTAGAAGACTGCGACTTTGATCCGAATAGTTTTGATGCCGTTGTGGCCAGTCATGTCATAGAGCATTTGCCCGATCCGGCAGGATATTTTAAAGAGTGTTTCAGGATCTTGAAGTCAGACGGCCGCATGGTTCTCACGACGCCAAATGCATCATCGTTGGGTCATCGTTTGTTTACATCTAATTGGCGCGGCCTGGAGCCACCGCGGCATTTGTTTGTATATTCACCGGATTCATTGGAAAAACTGGCTAGGGATGCTGGCTTTACGCGCGTCTGGGCGACAACCACCGCACGCTCAGGAACAATTTTGGCGCAGAGTTTACGATTGGCGCTTGGATTAAACCCACACGGTGCTCCACGAATTGAAATTGAGCTGGCTGCATGGGTGGGGTGGTTTTTCTCCCTGTTTTCGGGCCGAAAATCAGGAGAGGAGATTCGACTTGAATGCCGACCATGA
- a CDS encoding glycosyltransferase — protein MKIAIILITFNQEKFILEALDGIRLQTRTPDEVVIADDGSKDRTQDLILAYVAQHNLERKWKIIFSENNKGLNENLQGGINVITSDVIIPLAGDDVSLPNRCAVAEQIFLSHPDVNHSVTAGYVIDETGELIKTINCQDKIYTDPFLAIKLGFPPAPPYGSAWRKVLFDVFGKLRFDIPNEDDQMGFRGMLLGGFLISSEKTYKYRVHEKSMSSWQRNMSSDELYFQQFKKNQKIRLANILWWKDSLEKIERKDKLYLLESLAFKADFYKFMGAIDDHSIFSRIIHLYRCRRVLCRRDLVYGLAGKIGILGWRRFRQMRGVK, from the coding sequence ATGAAAATTGCTATTATATTAATTACATTTAATCAAGAAAAATTCATCCTAGAAGCCCTTGATGGCATACGCCTGCAGACGCGAACACCTGATGAGGTTGTGATTGCAGATGATGGTTCAAAAGACAGAACCCAGGATTTAATACTGGCCTATGTGGCTCAGCACAATCTAGAACGAAAATGGAAAATAATTTTTTCTGAAAATAACAAAGGACTCAATGAAAATTTGCAAGGTGGCATTAATGTAATTACTTCGGATGTCATTATCCCATTGGCGGGCGATGATGTTTCATTGCCAAATCGGTGCGCAGTTGCGGAACAAATTTTTCTGAGTCATCCGGATGTAAATCATAGTGTAACGGCCGGGTATGTTATTGATGAGACGGGGGAACTAATCAAAACAATCAATTGTCAAGATAAAATTTATACAGACCCGTTTCTTGCCATTAAGCTAGGTTTTCCGCCTGCGCCGCCGTACGGGAGTGCATGGCGTAAAGTTTTGTTTGATGTCTTTGGAAAACTGCGTTTTGACATTCCAAACGAAGATGATCAAATGGGCTTTCGTGGAATGCTTTTAGGTGGTTTTCTGATATCGTCAGAGAAAACCTATAAATACAGAGTCCATGAAAAATCAATGAGTAGCTGGCAGCGAAACATGAGTTCTGATGAATTGTATTTTCAGCAATTCAAAAAAAATCAAAAAATACGTCTTGCCAATATTCTTTGGTGGAAAGATTCCTTAGAAAAAATTGAAAGAAAAGATAAATTATATTTATTGGAATCGCTTGCTTTCAAAGCAGATTTTTATAAATTCATGGGCGCCATTGATGATCACTCTATTTTCTCAAGAATCATCCATCTTTATCGTTGCCGGCGTGTATTGTGCAGAAGAGATCTTGTCTATGGGCTTGCCGGAAAGATAGGTATTTTGGGTTGGCGGCGTTTTCGTCAAATGCGAGGGGTGAAATGA